A genomic region of Dreissena polymorpha isolate Duluth1 chromosome 4, UMN_Dpol_1.0, whole genome shotgun sequence contains the following coding sequences:
- the LOC127878163 gene encoding probable 39S ribosomal protein L24, mitochondrial isoform X4, translating to MLTVKNLLRIVRRDFYNSYDRGPFQFCLQRNFEAKLGKSIRITQTLCSTRRFYFQFEVELQVGPDKGKIGEVFRIVKERNWVFVEGLHIKYETERSDYDPASIGNINNTEEPLLVPHEVKLIDPADLRATDVVWRYTEDGARVRVSARTGRVIPFPKLHLNTWEDGTNAIEEFGGEQDTDMNEVKKVTFQPKLCTFEQDICESMKIDYTPRKKKGYWY from the exons ATGCTGACTGTCAAGAACTTGCTTCGCATTGTGCGGAGAGACTTCTATAATAGCTACGATCGCGGGCCATTTCAATTCTGTTTGCAAAGGAATTTTGAAGCGAAACTTGGAAAATCGATCCGGATCACTCAGACGCTTTGCTCTACCAGACGATTTTACTTTCAGTTTGAG GTGGAGCTGCAGGTGGGGCCAGACAAGGGCAAGATTGGCGAGGTGTTCAGAATCGTCAAGGAACGCAACTGGGTCTTTGTCGAAGGGCTACATATT AAATATGAGACTGAGAGAAGCGATTACGACCCTGCATCCATAGGGAATATCAACAACACAGAGGAGCCCCTCCTGGTCCCACATGAGGTCAAGCTGATTGACCCGGCTGACCT GAGAGCCACAGACGTAGTGTGGCGGTACACAGAGGATGGGGCCAGGGTAAGGGTCAGCGCTCGCACGGGTCGTGTCATCCCCTTTCCAAAGTTGCATCTAAACACCTGGGAAGATGGTACCAATGCCATCGAAGAATTTG GTGGTGAACAGGACACTGATATGAATGAAGTCAAGAAAGTCACGTTCCAGCCAAAATTGTGCACGTTTGAACAAGACATTTGTGAAAGCATGAAAATTGACTATACTCCACGTAAAAAGAAAGGATACTGGTATTGA
- the LOC127878158 gene encoding organic cation transporter protein-like, which translates to MSEYEKVLEQLGSFGPYQRRAFLLVSMFETPLAWAMLTPILLNYKPDWYCYDWPSIHQTLYNESAIDPAVIPRITDIEMLDYYKYLYNSTVNFTLNRTKNTCGPNNEICTGIEFEQGINSIVSQFKLVCNQAILADTITSIQMAGVLVGAVLTGQLADLFGRRQILFIQHFVLVIMWFSSAFASSWAVYAGLRFVIGALTGGVLVVNFVLPLELVTPEWRTFCGCIGLWAVGLMGLGLWGYLIRDWQYLVIATSTSSIFILLSWWFVPESPRWLLSKGRVRKAEQILTAMAKYNRKPVPDFTRLRESAASEMHAREQQTKYTYWHLCNTWKSAKNAMILMYGWFVSSSVYYGMNFNTKNLTGNLYMNIFYSGLVEIPALIFVVCVHNKLGRRLTVSLLMFIAGAFSFAILILDLSGGLDNYPKITLTFAMIGKAGISGGWAALQVFSAELFPTVIRNIGVGACSFCARLGAIVAPQIVFLGSQGAAPLPFTVFGVIALIAGGTVWLLPETRGVPLQDELIVRRPSHAGHPTEGKLESVPLQAIHNGDSAGDTA; encoded by the exons ATGTCAGAGTATGAAAAAGTGTTGGAACAGTTGGGGTCATTTGGCCCCTACCAGAGACGTGCATTCCTCCTGGTGAGCATGTTTGAGACGCCGCTGGCGTGGGCCATGCTCACTCCCATATTGCTGAACTACAAGCCAGACTGGTATTGCTACGACTGGCCGTCCATTCATCAAACACTTTATAATGAAAGTGCAATAGATCCAGCTGTCATCCCTCGTATTACAGATATAGAAATGCTTGattattataagtatttgtaTAACTCTACAGTGAATTTTACTTTGAATAGAACTAAGAACACGTGTGGCCCAAATAATGAAATTTGTACTGGAATTGAATTTGAACAAGGAATTAATTCTATCGTTTCTCAG TTTAAGCTAGTGTGTAACCAGGCAATACTAGCAGACACCATCACGTCAATACAGATGGCTGGGGTGCTGGTAGGGGCCGTGCTCACGGGACAACTGGCCGACCTGTTTGGTCGACGTCAGATCCTGTTCATCCAGCACTTTGTTCTGGTCATTATGTGGTTCTCCAGCGCGTTTGCCAGCAGCTGGGCTGTGTATGCGGGGCTCAGATTTGTGATAGGAGCATTGACAGGAG GTGTGCTGGTGGTGAACTTTGTGCTGCCGCTAGAGCTGGTGACCCCGGAGTGGCGTACGTTCTGTGGGTGTATAGGCCTGTGGGCGGTGGGGCTAATGGGGCTGGGACTGTGGGGGTACCTGATCAGAGACTGGCAGTACCTCGTCATAGCAACCTCAACCTCCAGTATCTTCATACTGCTCTCCTGGTG GTTTGTACCGGAATCTCCACGATGGTTGCTGAGTAAGGGGCGAGTGAGGAAGGCCGAGCAGATCCTCACTGCTATGGCCAAATACAACAGGAAGCCAGTACCAGACTTCACGAGACTCAGAGAATCTGCAGCA TCTGAGATGCATGCAAGAGAACAGCAAACCAAGTACACTTACTGGCATTTGTGTAACACATGGAAGTCTGCAAAAAATGCTATGATTCTTATGTATGGCTG GTTTGTATCCAGCTCAGTTTACTACGGTATGAACTTCAACACAAAGAACCTCACTGGTAACCTCTACATGAACATATTCTACTCTGGCCTTGTGGAGATTCCAGCTCTCATATTTGTTGTGTGCGTGCACAACAAGCTGGGTCGCAGGCTAACTGTGTCCTTGCTCATGTTTATTGCTGGAGCCTTCTCATTTGCCATTCTCATCCTTGACTTGTCAG GTGGCCTGGACAACTACCCCAAGATAACGCTGACGTTTGCGATGATCGGCAAGGCGGGGATCTCTGGGGGCTGGGCAGCCTTGCAAGTCTTCTCAGCAGAGCTCTTCCCTACTGTCATAAG GAACATTGGTGTTGGCGCCTGCTCATTTTGTGCAAGACTTGGCGCTATAGTGGCTCCGCAGATAGTGTTTCTG GGAAGTCAAGGGGCAGCTCCTCTGCCTTTCACAGTGtttggagttattgcccttaTAGCAGGTGGAACAGTGTGGCTACTGCCAGAAACAAGAG GTGTGCCCCTACAGGATGAGCTGATTGTGCGTCGGCCCAGCCATGCAGGTCACCCTACAGAGGGGAAACTTGAGAGTGTCCCCCTACAGGCCATCCACAACGGGGACTCTGCAGGAGATACTGCATGA
- the LOC127878163 gene encoding uncharacterized protein LOC127878163 isoform X2, giving the protein MPMDFEIDVEFHLEPTKKYTSTMSRQGHPVQEGVLMGIGNSLLDITVVTDEKFLKRFGLKPNDAIIASDKHKEMYHVMLDEFKPSFLPGGATQNSIRVAQWILGRPNATTFFGCVGNDKFAQILRTTAENVGVNVRYQVVEGFNTGRCGAVITGEDRSLVTELGAAGKFTVSFLDIPENWELVKHARFYYIGGFFLPVSMASVKKLVEHAAESNKTVIMNLHATFLCQYFADKDLDLMRYVDVLFGNGDEAKTFSDLMGFNTSDVKEMAAKTVCLPKYNNQRERIVVFTQGRDPTIVACGGKVTEYPVKAIPREEIKDTNGCGDAFVGGFLSQLAQGKSLDECIRCGSYASRVVIKYFGCNYPAEPDFQ; this is encoded by the exons ATGCCGATGGATTTTGAAATTGATGTGGAATTTCATTTGGAGCCAACAAAG AAGTACACTTCAACCATGTCGCGGCAAGGTCATCCAGTACAGGAGGGAGTTTTGATGGGCATCGGAAACTCATTGCTTGACATTACAGTAGTGACTGATGAGAAATTCTTGAAAAGGTTTGGCCTGAAACCTAACGATGCCATAATTGCCAGTGACAAACACAAGGAGATGTATCATGTTATGTTGGATGAATTTAAGCCATCTTTTCTTCCTGGTGGGGCAACCCAGAATAGCATCCGTGTGGCACAATGGATCCTGGGACGCCCAAACGCTACAACCTTCTTTGGATGTGTTGGCAATGACAAGTTTGCTCAAATCCTCAGGACTACTGCAGAGAATGTGGGTGTGAATGTGAGGTACCAAGTGGTAGAGGGCTTCAACACAGGGAGATGTGGAGCAGTCATCACAGGGGAGGATCGGTCACTCGTGACTGAACTGGGAGCAGCTGGAAAGTTTACTGTCAGCTTCCTCGATATACCAGAAAATTGGGAACTAGTGAAACATGCTCGGTTTTACTACATAGGCGGCTTCTTTTTACCAGTGAGCATGGCTTCAGTAAAAAAACTTGTTGAGCATGCTGCGGAATCTAACAAAACAGTTATTATGAATCTTCATGCTACCTTCCTCTGCCAATATTTTGCAGACAAAGATCTAGATCTCATGCGTTATGTTGATGTTTTGTTTGGCAACGGGGATGAGGCTAAGACATTTTCAGACCTCATGGGCTTTAACACATCGGATGTTAAAGAAATGGCAGCCAAGACTGTTTGTCTTCCAAAGTACAACAATCAAAGGGAAAGAATTGTTGTGTTTACTCAGGGACGTGACCCCACCATAGTTGCCTGCGGGGGTAAGGTGACGGAATACCCAGTGAAGGCTATTCCACGGGAAGAGATTAAGGATACAAATGGCTGTGGGGATGCCTTTGTTGGGGGATTTCTGTCCCAGCTTGCTCAGGGAAAGTCGCTTGATGAATGTATTCGGTGTGGTTCCTATGCTTCACGGGTTGTTATCAAGTACTTTGGTTGTAACTACCCTGCTGAACCAGACTTTCAATAG
- the LOC127878163 gene encoding uncharacterized protein LOC127878163 isoform X1 codes for MLTVKNLLRIVRRDFYNSYDRGPFQFCLQRNFEAKLGKSIRITQTLCSTRRFYFQFEKYTSTMSRQGHPVQEGVLMGIGNSLLDITVVTDEKFLKRFGLKPNDAIIASDKHKEMYHVMLDEFKPSFLPGGATQNSIRVAQWILGRPNATTFFGCVGNDKFAQILRTTAENVGVNVRYQVVEGFNTGRCGAVITGEDRSLVTELGAAGKFTVSFLDIPENWELVKHARFYYIGGFFLPVSMASVKKLVEHAAESNKTVIMNLHATFLCQYFADKDLDLMRYVDVLFGNGDEAKTFSDLMGFNTSDVKEMAAKTVCLPKYNNQRERIVVFTQGRDPTIVACGGKVTEYPVKAIPREEIKDTNGCGDAFVGGFLSQLAQGKSLDECIRCGSYASRVVIKYFGCNYPAEPDFQ; via the exons ATGCTGACTGTCAAGAACTTGCTTCGCATTGTGCGGAGAGACTTCTATAATAGCTACGATCGCGGGCCATTTCAATTCTGTTTGCAAAGGAATTTTGAAGCGAAACTTGGAAAATCGATCCGGATCACTCAGACGCTTTGCTCTACCAGACGATTTTACTTTCAGTTTGAG AAGTACACTTCAACCATGTCGCGGCAAGGTCATCCAGTACAGGAGGGAGTTTTGATGGGCATCGGAAACTCATTGCTTGACATTACAGTAGTGACTGATGAGAAATTCTTGAAAAGGTTTGGCCTGAAACCTAACGATGCCATAATTGCCAGTGACAAACACAAGGAGATGTATCATGTTATGTTGGATGAATTTAAGCCATCTTTTCTTCCTGGTGGGGCAACCCAGAATAGCATCCGTGTGGCACAATGGATCCTGGGACGCCCAAACGCTACAACCTTCTTTGGATGTGTTGGCAATGACAAGTTTGCTCAAATCCTCAGGACTACTGCAGAGAATGTGGGTGTGAATGTGAGGTACCAAGTGGTAGAGGGCTTCAACACAGGGAGATGTGGAGCAGTCATCACAGGGGAGGATCGGTCACTCGTGACTGAACTGGGAGCAGCTGGAAAGTTTACTGTCAGCTTCCTCGATATACCAGAAAATTGGGAACTAGTGAAACATGCTCGGTTTTACTACATAGGCGGCTTCTTTTTACCAGTGAGCATGGCTTCAGTAAAAAAACTTGTTGAGCATGCTGCGGAATCTAACAAAACAGTTATTATGAATCTTCATGCTACCTTCCTCTGCCAATATTTTGCAGACAAAGATCTAGATCTCATGCGTTATGTTGATGTTTTGTTTGGCAACGGGGATGAGGCTAAGACATTTTCAGACCTCATGGGCTTTAACACATCGGATGTTAAAGAAATGGCAGCCAAGACTGTTTGTCTTCCAAAGTACAACAATCAAAGGGAAAGAATTGTTGTGTTTACTCAGGGACGTGACCCCACCATAGTTGCCTGCGGGGGTAAGGTGACGGAATACCCAGTGAAGGCTATTCCACGGGAAGAGATTAAGGATACAAATGGCTGTGGGGATGCCTTTGTTGGGGGATTTCTGTCCCAGCTTGCTCAGGGAAAGTCGCTTGATGAATGTATTCGGTGTGGTTCCTATGCTTCACGGGTTGTTATCAAGTACTTTGGTTGTAACTACCCTGCTGAACCAGACTTTCAATAG